The following are encoded together in the Anoplopoma fimbria isolate UVic2021 breed Golden Eagle Sablefish chromosome 13, Afim_UVic_2022, whole genome shotgun sequence genome:
- the ddx31 gene encoding probable ATP-dependent RNA helicase DDX31, with amino-acid sequence MMMSSADDQLCLNICSNSSSSSSSRRKPLTAQQRWARKKQTAEKRRIDSSEEEKKKKRGSSNQRLDDSEEEEQEEEQEDTQPDDDDHRTPPKKKKKKDTGKDAVKETRSIQTSSLFKHNPEILEILRPVVSQLKEKIFTSDSFSDMDLHPHLVATLNKVLNVSTVTSVQKQTIPVLLSGRDAVVRSQTGSGKTLSYAVPVVQSLQAVQQKVSRSDGPLAVVIVPTRELAQQTFQIFQKLLKPFTWIVPGVLMGGEKRKSEKARLRKGINILVSTPGRLVDHIKNTLSIAFSGVRWLILDEADRTLDMGFEKDLTVILNSLNSTGPSRQNVLLSATLTHGVTRLADVCLNDPVNIHVSGTASSDLTTTSSAVTSDPSTAGQSESFALPEALKQYVVVVPSKIRLVCLAAFILDKCKFSQNNKLIVFTSSCEAVEFLHGLFSSVLSGPSTNQKPRLSFLRLHGNMKQEERSEVFQKFSVSQSGVLLCTDVAARGLDLAQVTWIIQYTPPTTAAEYVHRVGRTARIGGTGSSLLFLTPAETAFITELANHNISLSELKLQDILSSLMIDDTYKGRGRYHSQTSSKALEQETRERATVLQTEFENFVHSDVESVQNAKRALQSFLRAYTAYPARLKHIFHIRSLHLGHTAKSFGLRDAPQGLKAAAGPGTRTHNKNHDKNQNHDKNQNHDKGTGSQTAGAKRFSTRQLLHSEFSSGLEDAKKKKKKKTKKTKTFGRSGEEEEEEE; translated from the exons atgatgatgtcatcagccGACGACCAGCTGTGTCTGAACATCTGCAgcaactcttcctcctcctcttcctccaggagGAAGCCTCTGACTGCTCAGCAGAGATGGGCCAGA AAGAAACAGAcggcagagaagaggaggatcGACTCctcggaggaggagaagaagaagaagagaggctcctccaatcagaggctgGATgactcagaggaggaggagcaggaggaggagcaggaggacacTCAG CCTGATGATGACGACCACAGGACACcaccgaagaagaagaagaagaaggacacaGGGAAGGACGCAGTGAAGGAAACGAGGAGCATCCAGACTTCCTCTCTGTTCAAACACAACCCAGAAATCCTAGAGATACTCAG acCAGTTGTCTCCCAGTTAAAGGAGAAGATTTTCACCAGTGACTCATTTTCAGACATGGACCTTCATCCACACCtg GTGGCGACACTGAACAAAGTCCTGAATGTTTCCACGGTGACCAG TGTTCAGAAACAGACTATTCCAGTTCTTCTGTCGGGGCGAGATGCTGTGGTTCGTTCTCAGACTGGTTCAG GTAAGACCCTGTCCTACGCGGTCCCCGTGGTCCAGAGTCTGCAGGCGGTCCAGCAGAAGGTCAGCCGGTCTGATGGTCCTCTGGCCGTCGTCATCGTCCCCACCAGAGAG CTGGCCCAGCAGACGTTCCAGATTTTCCAGAAGCTCCTGAAG CCGTTCACCTGGATCGTCCCTGGAGTCCtgatgggaggagagaagaggaagtcaGAGAAGGCCAG GCTTCGTAAAGGAATCAACATCCTGGTGTCGACTCCTGGACGTCTGGTGGATCACATCAAAAACACGCTGAGCATCGCCTTCAGCGGCGTCCGCTGGCTCATCCTGGACGAGGCCGACCG gaCGTTGGACATGGGTTTTGAGAAGGATCTGACCGTCATCTTAAACAGTCTGAACTCTACTGGACCGAGCAGACAGAATGTCCTGCTGTCAGCTACGTTAACTCACG gtgtgaCTCGGTTAGCAGACGTTTGTCTTAACGACCCGGTCAACATCCACGTCTCTGGCACCGCCTCCTCTGACCTCACCACCACCAGCTctgctgtgacctctgaccccagcACAGCCGGCCAATCGGAGAGCTTTGCTCTGCCCGAGGCTTTGAAGCAGTACGTGGTGGTGGTTCCCAGTAAGATCCGACTGGTCTGTCTGGCTGCTTTCATACTGGACAAATGCAAG TTTTCTCAGAACAACAAACTCATCGTCTTCACTTCGAGCTGCGAGGCCGTCGAGTTCCTCCACGGACTCTTCAGCTCCGTCCTCTCCGGGCCCTCCACCAATCAGAAGCCTCGGCTCAGCTTCCTgcgtctccatggcaacatgAAGCAGGAG GAGCGCTCGGAGGTCTTCCAGAAGTTTTCAGTGTCTCAGAGTGGAGTTCTGCTGTGTACG GACGTGGCAGCCAGAGGTCTGGACCTTGCACAGGTCACCTGGATCATTCAG TACACTCCTCCAACGACGGCGGCGGAGTACGTTCATCGAGTGGGTCGGACGGCTCGTATTGGAGGAACAGGAagcagcctcctcttcctcactcctgCTGAGACCGCCTTCATCACCGAGCTGGCCAATCACAACATCAG CCTGTCAGAGCTGAAGCTGCAGGACATCCTGTCCAGTCTGATGATTGATGACACCTACAAGGGGCGGGGCAGATACCACAGCCAG accTCCTCTAAGGCTCTGGAGCAGGAGACCAGAGAGCGGGCGACGGTTCTCCAGACGGAGTTTGAGAACTTTGTTCACTCTGACGTTGAGTCGGTTCAGAACGCTAAGAGAG cgCTGCAGTCCTTCCTGCGGGCGTACACCGCCTACCCCGCCCGCCTCAAACACATCTTCCACATCCGCTCGCTCCACCTGGGACACACGGCCAAGAGCTTCGGCCTGAGAGACGCTCCGCAGGGCCTCAAGGCCGCCGCGGGACCCGGGACCAGGACCCACAACAAGAACCACGACAAGAACCAGAACCACGACAAGAACCAGAACCACGACAAGGGGACCGGCAGCCAGACTGCTGGAGCAAAGAG